Proteins encoded in a region of the Triticum dicoccoides isolate Atlit2015 ecotype Zavitan chromosome 3A, WEW_v2.0, whole genome shotgun sequence genome:
- the LOC119267346 gene encoding transcription factor NIGTH1-like: MDSSPSDLTLDYTPNGNGTAAAAAGYPKQASPVVDHHHHLSAEQATTQKLQEFLARLDDERLKIDAFKRELPLCMQLLNQAMEAYRQQLEACQMGSHGGAAARAPLVLEEFIPLKNIGIDAAEKAAGNAPSEKANWMVSAQLWNGPAAGDAAAKGPQTPKERSEHPLDTSPMLGGLDGGGGNGVGAFLPFTKEKACMAESAALPELGLAPAEKDREADRKPYHDDGGSNGTVVSRRDVGAPATSTPPEGQSVPPAPQTNRKARRCWSPELHRRFVNALQILGGAQVATPKQIRELMKVDGLTNDEVKSHLQKYRLHTRRPMPAPSAPPPGAPQLVVLGGIWMPPDYAAQGAGPAGIYGAHPATQAHYTAAVSAQEYYQNAAAAAHHGHHMQHHQAASMVHHRAVAPPPPQPAYKVHPLSAAGSQASSEGRRSSGGGRERSESIEEEGEEREDEEDEDEDGMAANGDAEQINY; this comes from the exons ATGGACTCCTCGCCGTCTGACCTAACCCTAGACTACACCCCCAACGGCAACGGCACGGCAGCTGCCGCCGCCGGCTACCCGAAGCAGGCGTCGCCGGTCGTGGACCACCACCATCATCTCTCGGcggagcaggcgacgacgcagAAGCTGCAGGAGTTCCTGGCCCGCCTCGACGACGAGCGGCTCAAGATCGACGCCTTCAAGCGCGAGCTCCCGCTCTGCATGCAGCTCCTCAACCAAG CTATGGAGGCCTACAGGCAGCAGCTGGAGGCGTGCCAGATGGGGagccatggcggcgcggcggcgagggCGCCGCTGGTGCTGGAGGAGTTCATCCCGCTGAAGAACATCGGGATCGACGCGGCGGAGAAGGCGGCCGGGAACgcgccgtcggagaaggcgaacTGGATGGTGTCGGCGCAGCTGTGGAACGGGCCGGCTGCGGGGGACGCGGCGGCCAAGGGCCCCCAGACTCCCAAGGAGCGCTCGGAGCACCCGCTCGACACGAGCCCCATGCTCGGCgggctcgacggcggcggcggcaacggtgTCGGCGCCTTCCTCCCGTTCACCAAGGAGAAGGCCTGTATGGCGGAGAGCGCggcgctgccggagctcgggctcgCGCCCGCGGAGAAGGACCGGGAGGCTGACAGAAAGCCGTACCACGACGACGGCGGCAGCAACGGCACTGTAGTCTCGCGGAGAGACGTCGGTGCACCAGCGACGTCGACGCCGCCGGAAGGGCAGTCGGTGCCGCCAGCTCCGCAGACGAACCGGAAGGCCCGGCGGTGCTGGTCGCCGGAGCTGCACCGCCGCTTCGTCAATGCCCTTCAAATCCTGGGCGGCGCTCAAG TGGCGACCCCGAAGCAGATCCGAGAGCTGATGAAGGTGGATGGATTGACCAATGATGAGGTGAAAAGCCATCTCCAG AAGTACAGGTTGCACACGCGGCGGCCGATGCCGGCACCGTCGGCGCCGCCGCCGGGGGCACCGCAGCTGGTGGTTCTCGGGGGCATATGGATGCCGCCGGACTACGCGGCGCAGGGGGCGGGACCGGCCGGCATCTATGGGGCGCACCCGGCAACGCAGGCGCACTACACGGCGGCAGTGTCGGCGCAGGAGTACTACCAGAACGCAGCCGCGGCCGCCCACCACGGCCACCACATGCAGCACCACCAGGCGGCCTCCATGGTGCACCACCGCGCGGTGGCACCTCCGCCCCCGCAGCCCGCCTACAAGGTGCACCCGTTGTCCGCAGCAGGGTCCCAGGCGTCATCGGAGGGCCGGcgtagcagcggcggcggcagggagaGGTCGGAGAGCattgaggaggagggcgaggagcgggaggacgaggaggacgaggacgaggacggcaTGGCGGCGAACGGCGACGCCGAGCAGATCAACTACTAA